Proteins encoded within one genomic window of Columba livia isolate bColLiv1 breed racing homer chromosome 1, bColLiv1.pat.W.v2, whole genome shotgun sequence:
- the BCL9 gene encoding B-cell CLL/lymphoma 9 protein, giving the protein MHSSNPKVRNSPSGNTQSSPKSKQEVMVRPPTVMSPSGNPQLDSKFSNQGKQGGSTSQSQPSPCDPKSGGHPPKVLPGPGGSMGLKNGAGNGAKGKGKRERSISADSFEQREAGTPNDDPEIKDCNSADHVKSQDSQHTPHSMTPSNASAPRSSTPSHGLTAALEPASGQKTPSKVVYVFSTEMANKAAEAVLKGQVETIVSFHIQNISKSKAERNTVPLNPQITALRTEPKPLPQPQPPSTQDQNPPQNAKMQPTPPLSAPVSKPTGPTCPIDQDSPSVESKVMSVGSPANSTPLQTEGFGQSSTPNNRAVSPVSQGSNSSAADPKGPPQQVSGGDPSSLGENPDGLSQEQLEHRERSLQTLRDIQRMLFPDEKEFAGGQSGGPPQNAGVLDGPQKKPEGPIQAMMAQSQSLGKGSGSRTDGGAPFGPQGHRDMPFSPDEIGPPPMNSQSGPIGPDHLDHMTPEQVAWLKLQQEFYEEKRRKQEQVVVQQCSLQDMMVHQHGPRGVVRGPPPPYQMTPGEGWGPGGPEPFPEGMNMSHSLPPRGMAPHPNMPGSQMRLPGFAGMMNPDMEGPSVPNPASRPGLSGVSWPDDVPKIPDGRNFPPGQGVFSGPGRGERFPNPQGLPEELYQQQLAEKQMGLPPGMNMEGIRPGMEMNRMMPSQRHMEPGNNPIFPRMPVEGPMSPSRGDFPKGIPPQMGSNRELEFGMGPGSMKGDMGMNVSMGSNPPLVPQKLREAGVGPEEMMKLRPGVSEMLSSQQKMVPLPFGEHPQQEYGMGPRPFLPMSQGPGVGLRNLREQIGPDQRTNNRLSHMPPLPLNPTSNPNSLSTAPPAQRSLGRKPLDISTAGQVHSPGINPLKSPTMRQVQSPMMGSPSGNLKSPQTPSQLAGMLAGPTAAAAAASIKSPPVLGSAAASPVHLKSPSLPAPSPGWTSSPKPPLQSPGIPPNHKASLTMSSPAMLGNVESGGPPPSTVSQSAPVTLPGNLPSSSPYTMPPEPTLSQNPLSIMMSRMSKFAMPSSTPLYHDAIKTVASSDDDSPPARSPNLPPMNSVPGMGINSQNPRISGPNPVGPMPTLSPMGMTQPLSHNNQMPSPNAMGPNIPPHGVPVGPGLMSHNPMMGHGSQESPMVPQGRLGFPQGFPPVQSPPQQVPFPHNGPSGGQGNFPAGMGFHGEGPLGRPANLPQSSTDPALCKTGGPGGPDSFAVLGNNMPSVFTDPELQEVIRPGATGIPEFDLSRIIPSEKPSQTLQYFPRGEVPGRKQPQGPGPGFSHMQGMIGEQTPRMGLTLPGMGGPGPVGTPDIPLGTAPSMPGHNPMRPPAFLQQGMMGPHHRMMSPAQTAMPGQPALMSNPVAMIPGKDRAPAGLYSHPGPVGSPGMMMSMQGMMGPQQNIMIPPQMRPRGMAADVGMGGFSQGPGNPGNMMF; this is encoded by the exons ATGCATTCCAGTAACCCCAAAGTGAGGAACTCCCCATCAGGCAACACACAGAG TAGCCCCAAATCAAAGCAGGAGGTGATGGTCCGTCCCCCTACAGTGATGTCCCCGTCTGGCAACCCCCAGCTGGATTCCAAATTTTCCAACCAGGGCAAACAAGGGGGCTCCACCAGCCAATCCCAGCCCTCTCCCTGTGACCCCAAAAGTGGAGGTCACCCCCCCAAAGTGCTCCCTGGCCCAGGTGGGAGCATGGGGCTGAAGAATGGGGCTGGAAATGGTGccaaggggaaggggaagagagagaggagcaTTTCGGCAGACTCCTTTGAACAGAGGGAAGCTGGGACTCCTAACGACGACCCTGAAATCAAAG ACTGCAATTCTGCTGATCATGTGAAGTCCCAGGATTCTCAGCACACACCACACTCCATGACTCCTTCAAATGCTTCAGCCCCAAGGTCTTCCACACCTTCCCATGGCCTGACTGCTGCTTTGGAGCCAGCAAGTGGGCAGAAGACTCCATCCAAAGTGGTTTACGTCTTTTCTACTGAGATGGCCAACAA ggctgcagaagctgtgctgaaGGGACAGGTGGAAACCATCGTGTCCTTTCATATCCAGAACATCTCGAAGAGCAAGGCGGAACGAAACACTGTACCCTTG AACCCCCAGATCACTGCACTTCGGACTGAACCCAAGCCCCTgccgcagccgcagcccccTTCCACCCAGGACCAGAACCCTCCCCAGAATGCCAAAATGCAGCCGACTCCACCCTTGTCAGCGCCGGTATCCAAACCCACTGGCCCCACGTGTCCTATAGATCAGGACAGTCCCAGCGTGGAAAGCAAAGTGATGTCTGTGGGCAGCCCTGCCAACTCTACCCCACTGCAGACAGAAGGGTTTGGGCAGAGTTCGACTCCCAATAACCGAGCAGTTAGCCCAGTTTCCCAAGGTAGCAATAGCTCTGCTGCAGACCCCAAAGGTCCTCCCCAGCAGGTGTCTGGTGGGGACCCATCCAGTTTGGGCGAGAACCCAGATGGACTGTcacaggagcagctggagcatcGGGAACGCTCGTTGCAGACCCTGAGAGACATACAGCGCATGCTCTTCCCTGATGAGAAGGAGTTTGCAGGAGGACAAAGTGGGGGGCCACCCCAAAATGCTGGAGTGCTGGATGGTCCCCAAAAGAAACCTGAAGGGCCGATACAGGCCATGATGGCTCAGTCCCAAAGTTTAGGCAAAGGGTCAGGGTCTCGGACTGATGGAGGGGCTCCATTTGGCCCTcaaggacacagggacatgccCTTTTCCCCAGATGAAATTGGGCCACCACCAATGAACTCCCAGTCAGGACCCATAGGTCCAGACCACCTGGACCACATGACTCCTGAGCAGGTGGCCTGGCTCAAGCTACAGCAGGAGTTTtatgaggagaagagaaggaagcaagagCAGGTGGTTGTGCAGCAGTGTTCGCTGCAGGACATGATGGTCCATCAGCATGGGCCTCGTGGGGTGGTCCGAGGTCCTCCCCCTCCCTATCAGATGACccctggggagggctggggacctgggggtccaGAGCCCTTCCCTGAAGGCATGAACATGTCGCACTCTCTGCCTCCCAGGGGCATGGCCCCTCATCCCAACATGCCTGGAAGCCAGATGCGCCTGCCTGGTTTTGCAGGAATGATGAACCCGGACATGGAGggccccagtgtccccaatccTGCCTCCCGGCCTGGGCTTTCGGGAGTTAGTTGGCCAGATGATGTGCCAAAAATCCCAGATGGCCGAAACTTCCCTCCCGGCCAGGGTGTCTTCAGTGGCCCTGGCCGAGGGGAGCGGTTCCCCAATCCGCAGGGCCTGCCCGAAGAGCTCTatcagcagcagctggctgagAAACAGATGGGCCTCCCTCCCGGCATGAACATGGAAGGCATCAGGCCCGGCATGGAGATGAACAGAATGATGCCCTCCCAGAGACACATGGAGCCTGGGAACAACCCCATCTTCCCTCGCATGCCGGTGGAAGGGCCGATGAGCCCCTCCAGGGGGGACTTCCCAAAAGGGATACCCCCACAAATGGGCTCTAACAGGGAGCTGGAGTTCGGGATGGGCCCTGGCAGCATGAAGGGGGACATGGGCATGAATGTTAGCATGGGCTCCAACCCGCCCCTGGTCCCTCAGAAGCTGAGGGAGGCAGGAGTCGGGCCAGAAGAGATGATGAAGCTGCGCCCCGGCGTCTCGGAGATGCTCTCCTCTCAGCAGAAAATGGTGCCGCTGCCGTTTGGGGAGCACCCGCAGCAGGAGTACGGCATGGGTCCCAGGCCTTTCCTTCCCATGTCTCAGGGCCCAGGAGTCGGTCTCAGAAATCTCAGAGAACAGATCGGGCCTGACCAAAGGACTAACAACCGGCTCAGCCACATGCCGCCACTACCTCTCAACCCCACCAGTAACCCCAACAGCCTCAGCACTGCTCCCCCCGCGCAGCGCAGCCTCGGCCGCAAGCCCTTGGATATCTCCACGGCGGGTCAGGTGCATTCGCCAGGAATCAACCCCCTGAAGTCCCCCACGATGCGCCAGGTCCAGTCTCCTATGATGGGGTCTCCCTCGGGGAACCTCAAGTCCCCTCAGACGCCCTCCCAGCTGGCAGGAATGCTTGCGGGCCCCACTGCCGCAGCTGCCGCTGCCTCCATAAAGTCCCCCCCTGTCTTGGggtcagctgctgcttctcctgtccACCTCAAGTCTCCATCTCTTCCTGCACCTTCTCCTGGATGGACTTCATCTCCAAAGCCTCCTTTGCAGAGCCCTGGGATACCCCCAAACCACAAGGCGTCTCTCACCATGTCTTCTCCAGCCATGCTGGGGAATGTGGAGTCAG GTGGTCCACCTCCTTCGACAGTCAGCCAGTCTGCTCCTGTGACTCTTCCTGGAAATCTTCCCTCTAGCAGTCCTTACACAATGCCTCCAGAGCCGACCCTCTCCCAGAATCCCCTCTCCATTATGATGTCCAGGATGTCCAAATTTGCCATGCCCAGTTCTACACCGCTCTATCATGATGCCATCAAAACTGTGGCTAGCTCGGATGATGACTCCCCTCCAGCACGCTCCCCAAACTTGCCACCTATGAACAGCGTACCAG GAATGGGCATTAATTCTCAGAATCCTCGAATTTCAGGTCCAAACCCAGTGGGTCCAATGCCAACCCTTAGCCCAATGGGAATGACCCAGCCTCTTTCCCATAACAACCAGATGCCCTCTCCAAATGCTATGGGACCCAATATACCTCCTCATGGGGTCCCCGTGGGACCTGGCTTGATGTCACACAATCCAATGATGGGGCACGGTTCCCAGGAGTCTCCAATGGTACCTCAAGGACGCCTGGGCTTCCCACAGGGGTTCCCTCCTGTacagtcccctccacagcaGGTGCCATTTCCACACAACGGGCCCAGCGGTGGACAAGGCAACTTCCCAGCAGGAATGGGCTTCCACGGAGAAGGACCTCTGGGGCGTCCCGCCAACCTGCCCCAAAGTTCGACAGATCCAGCACTTTGCAAGACTGGAGGCCCTGGCGGTCCAGACTCCTTCGCCGTTCTTGGGAACAACATGCCTTCAGTCTTCACGGATCCGGAGCTGCAGGAGGTGATCCGTCCTGGAGCCACGGGAATACCCGAATTTGACCTGTCCAGGATTATCCCGTCGGAGAAGCCGAGCCAGACACTACAGTATTTCCCTCGTGGGGAGGTGCCGGGCCGCAAGCAGCCACAGGGCCCCGGGCCGGGGTTCTCCCACATGCAGGGGATGATAGGAGAGCAGACCCCGCGGATGGGACTAACGTTGCCCGGCATGGGTGGCCCCGGGCCCGTGGGGACTCCGGACATCCCTCTTGGGACGGCTCCGTCCATGCCGGGCCATAACCCGATGAGACCGCCTGCCTTCCTGCAGCAAGGCATGATGGGGCCGCACCACCGCATGATGTCACCAGCACAAACGGCCATGCCCGGCCAGCCCGCTCTCATGAGCAACCCCGTGGCCATGATCCCAGGCAAGGACCGAGCCCCTGCCGGGCTGTACAGCCACCCGGGCCCCGTAGGCTCGCCTGGTATGATGATGTCAATGCAGGGCATGATGGGACCCCAACAAAACATCATGATTCCCCCCCAGATGAGGCCCCGAGGTATGGCTGCTGACGTTGGCATGGGAGGATTTAGCCAAGGCCCTGGAAACCCAGGGAACATGATGTTTTAA
- the LOC135579610 gene encoding uncharacterized LOC128071544 homolog yields MRDFPWAAGGTRLENAGTAGGERPVQNQRGAKRKKASRQPALREASGRTCFDAASGSALPRGT; encoded by the coding sequence ATGCGAGACTTCCCCTGGGCAGCAGGAGGCACGCGTTTAGAGAATGCTGGAACTGCAGGAGGGGAGCGCCCAGTGCAAAACCAGAGAGGAGCcaagagaaaaaaggcaagcagACAGCCAGCATTGAGAGAAGCGAGTGGCAGAACGTGCTTCGACGCTGCCTCTGGCAGCGCACTCCCCAGAGGAACTTGA